TGTTCAACGCCCTGACCCGCAACGACGTCCTCGCGGCGAACTACCCGTTCGCCACCATCGAGCCCAACGTCGGCCTCGTCGAGCTTCCTGACGGCCGCCTGGGCCGCCTCGCCGAGATCTTCGGCTCCGAGCGGATCCTCCCGGCGACGGTGTCCTTCGTGGACATCGCCGGCATCGTCAAGGGCGCCTCCGAGGGTGAGGGCATGGGCAACGCCTTCCTGGCCAACATCCGCGAGGCCGACGCCATCTGCCAGGTCGTCCGCGCCTTCGACGACGAGAACGTCATCCACGTCGACGGCGAGGTCAACCCCACCTCCGACATCTCCGTCATCAACACCGAGCTCATCCTCGCCGACCTCCAGACCGTGGAGAAGGCACTCCCGCGCCTGGAGAAGGACGCCCGCAAGGACAAGTCGCTCGCGGACGTCGTCGCCGAGGTCCAGAAGGCACAGGTTGTGCTGGAGGACGACCGGACCCTGTTCTCCGCCGCGAAGAACGGTGAGCTGGATCTGGGTCTGATCCGCGACCTCCACCTCATGACCGCCAAGCCCTTCCTCTACGTCTTCAACTCCGACGAAGGCGTGCTCACCGACGAGTCCCGCAAGGCCGAGCTCGCCGCCCTGGTCGCCCCCGCCGACTGCGTCTTCCTTGACGCCAAGACCGAGACCGAGCTGCTCGAACTCGACGAGGACGAGGCCGCCGAACTCCTCGAGTCCGTCGGCCAGAACGAGCCCGGGCTGCACTCCCTGGCCCGCGCCGGCTTCGAGACCCTCGGCCTGCAGACCTACCTCACCGCCGGCCCCAAGGAATCCCGCGCCTGGACCATCCGCAAGGGCGACACCGCCCCCCAGGCCGCCGGTGTCATCCACACCGACTTCGAACGCGGCTTCATCAAGGCCGAGATCGTCTCCTTCGACGACCTCGACGCCGCCGGCTCCATGAACGACGCCAAAGCCCAGGGCAAGGTCCGCCAGGAAGGCAAGGACTACGTCATGGCAGACGGCGACGTGGTGGAGTTCCGTCACGGAGGGCCATCTGGAAGTGGCAAGAAGTGATGCGACGAGCGCTCCCGCACGCTGCCGACTCGCGGATTTCGGCCCTTCGCTTCTGGCGCGGGTCAGGATATAGAAGGGTCGGAAAACTTGTCTCCTGATGCATGGATATCAGTCGGCGTTGTCGTAGTACTTATAGGGGTCGGCCTCTGGCGGTGGAATGTAGTCAATCGGCCAGCGCTCACAGATGCGCGCTGCGAAGAGTTATCGGCCCTGGTTGTTGAAGATCTGTTCGAGCACGCGTCCGACGCTGGTGTGATCGTTCAACTCTATGCCGCATACTGGCGTCAGGCTGGACTCACCGACTCCGAGTGGATCTATCTCTGTCGTTGGATGAACTCGCGGGGGCTCACCTGTACACCAAACGGCTGGGGTTGGATTGAGATCATTCTTGGCACCCCACCGGCGGGATTGGCGCTGACGCAGAAATCATGGGGTTTGACTATGGATAGTCGACGTCAACCAAACATCTCTATTGGCGACGTTCAGGGCCATGTCAATTTCGGCAGACATCAGATCGTGATCTCGGGGCAGAGTCTGAGTGGCGATGACCTACGTGACCTCGTCGCGGCGCTTCGTGACGATGCGCATAGGCTGCCGGAGCCAGACGCATCATCGGCCCTGGCCGCAGCGGAGTCCCTGCAAGGTGTAGTAGATGGACGGACGCCAGACACGTCGCCAGAAGCTGCCGGTGCTCTAGCATGGGTGCGCAAGCGGGCATCGGAGTCAGTTGGCAATGCTGGTGGAGCTGCGTTGTGGGCTGGAACTGTGGCA
Above is a window of Corynebacterium suedekumii DNA encoding:
- the ychF gene encoding redox-regulated ATPase YchF, which codes for MSLTLGIVGLPNVGKSTLFNALTRNDVLAANYPFATIEPNVGLVELPDGRLGRLAEIFGSERILPATVSFVDIAGIVKGASEGEGMGNAFLANIREADAICQVVRAFDDENVIHVDGEVNPTSDISVINTELILADLQTVEKALPRLEKDARKDKSLADVVAEVQKAQVVLEDDRTLFSAAKNGELDLGLIRDLHLMTAKPFLYVFNSDEGVLTDESRKAELAALVAPADCVFLDAKTETELLELDEDEAAELLESVGQNEPGLHSLARAGFETLGLQTYLTAGPKESRAWTIRKGDTAPQAAGVIHTDFERGFIKAEIVSFDDLDAAGSMNDAKAQGKVRQEGKDYVMADGDVVEFRHGGPSGSGKK